Proteins encoded by one window of Xiphias gladius isolate SHS-SW01 ecotype Sanya breed wild chromosome 15, ASM1685928v1, whole genome shotgun sequence:
- the si:ch1073-184j22.2 gene encoding dual specificity protein phosphatase 18: MSVSQITPTLFLGGADAPLNAALVSQKGITLIVNATLSHACPAYPGVECVRVAVSDLPSARLGDHFDRVAERIHGNRAGGTLVHCAAGMSRSPALVMAYLMRYRGVTLRQAHRWVRDSRPHVRLNVGFWDQLLQYERRLYGKNTVRVAAVDETSAPPSPLMARATAPRRQKNRSTLAPRSPPLTRTSLTTGSHGTTRAPVMTQVNKSRRGTKSSSAKVGTLSPRLSHSNHK; this comes from the coding sequence ATGTCGGTCTCTCAGATCACCCCCACCCTGTTCCTGGGCGGGGCCGACGCTCCGCTCAACGCCGCGCTGGTGTCTCAGAAAGGCATCACCCTGATCGTCAACGCCACGCTGAGTCACGCCTGCCCCGCCTACCCGGGGGTGGAGTGTGTGCGCGTCGCCGTCTCCGACCTACCCAGCGCCCGCCTCGGAGACCACTTCGACCGGGTGGCGGAGCGTATCCACGGAAACCGAGCAGGGGGCACGCTGGTGCACTGCGCTGCCGGTATGAGCCGGTCTCCGGCGCTGGTGATGGCCTACCTGATGCGCTACAGGGGGGTGACGCTACGCCAGGCGCACCGCTGGGTGCGGGACAGCCGGCCCCACGTCAGGCTGAACGTCGGCTTCTGGGACCAGCTGCTGCAGTACGAGAGGCGGCTGTACGGCAAAAACACCGTCAGGGTGGCAGCAGTTGACGAGACGTCAGCCCCACCCTCCCCGCTGATGGCGAGGGCAACGGCACCGCGGCGGCAGAAGAACCGGTCAACGCTGGCCCCCAGGTCCCCCCCGTTGACCCGAACATCACTGACGACGGGGTCACACGGGACGACGCGGGCTCCGGTGATGACGCAAGTAAACAAGTCAAGAAGAGGAACCAAATCCAGCAGCGCCAAAGTCGGAACCTTGAGCCCCCGCCTCTCCCACTCAAACCACAAATAG
- the sft2d3 gene encoding vesicle transport protein SFT2C produces MADLNRQLQEYLAQSKGGGAKTISQSSSSTTVDLGDPEQVPGSWFGRWSSPWSGQNSGGHSGFSWPWSAEPDPCLPGMSRRQRLVAFGVCVSFSALCFGLSALYAPLLLLYARKFALLWSLGSLFAIAAVAVLRGPSRLVAGLPTSPGGVMYLCALGGTLYAALSLHSTVLTALGAALQVTVIVGYVVSLLPGGSAGIRFMGGMAASAIKRTVTGKTMPI; encoded by the coding sequence ATGGCGGACCTGAACCGACAGCTCCAGGAGTATTTGGCTCAGTCCAAAGGTGGCGGAGCGAAGACCATCTCCCAGTCCAGCTCCAGCACCACGGTGGACCTGGGCGACCCGGAGCAGGTACCCGGAAGCTGGTTCGGGCGGTGGTCCAGCCCGTGGTCCGGCCAGAACTCCGGCGGACACAGCGGCTTTTCTTGGCCGTGGTCGGCGGAGCCGGACCCCTGCCTGCCGGGCATGAGCCGCCGGCAGCGGCTGGTGGCCTTCGGGGTGTGCGTGTCGTTTTCCGCGCTGTGTTTCGGGCTGTCCGCGCTGTAcgcgccgctgctgctgctctacGCCCGCAAGTTCGCCCTGCTCTGGTCGCTCGGTTCGCTCTTCGCCATCGCGGCCGTGGCGGTGCTGCGCGGCCCCAGCAGACTCGTCGCCGGCCTGCCCACCTCCCCCGGAGGCGTCATGTACTTGTGCGCCCTCGGAGGGACTCTGTACGCGGCGCTGAGCCTCCACAGCACCGTGCTGACCGCGCTGGGGGCCGCCCTGCAGGTCACCGTCATCGTCGGATACGTGGTGTCGCTTCTGCCCGGGGGGAGCGCCGGGATCCGCTTCATGGGGGGGATGGCGGCTTCTGCCATCAAAAGGACCGTGACCGGGAAAACCATGCCGATCTGA